One Leptospira fainei serovar Hurstbridge str. BUT 6 genomic window, TTCGGGGGAATTATACTTCCTTTCTTCGGAATTAAGCTCATCGACGTAGTGTTGAATTACGTTCAAGGTTGGTTTGTATGAGAAGAGTTTTTTCTCAATTCATATTTTGGACGATCCTTTGCGGATTGGTTTATCCTTTCTTAATTTACGGAATCGGAAAGCTCTCCTTTGCGAAAGAAAGCCAAGGATCCCTGATCCTCAGAAAAGGAAAGGTGGTCGGTTCCGAATTACTTTCTCAAAAATTCGAATCACCGAAATTTTTCCAGGCGAGGCCTTCGGCGGGCGGTTACAACCCGGAAACCGGATCGGCTAGTAACCTTGGTTTTACGAGCGAAACGCTTCGTAAACAAGTAGATGAGCGGAAAAATTATTGGCTATCGAGGGGTGGCGAGGCCGAAGTCCCGGCCGAGCTGGTTTTTGCATCGGGTAGCGGTTTAGATCCGCATTTAAGTCCTGCGGCGGTCGAATACCAACTCCCTCTCGTCGCAAAAGCGAGGGGGTTCAGCGACGAGCAAATCAAGCACTTGAAGCTGTTGGTTAAAGACTCAACCGAATATCCGCAATGGGGAATTTTCGGCGAAGAAAGAATCAACGTTTTGAAACTGAATCTATCCTTGGAGAATAATGTCGAAACCTCCGCCTTGTCCACGGCGGAACCTTCGACGTATCGATCTTACTGAATGGCATACCCTGAGGAAAAAAGACCGGATCCGGACGAACTTCTCTCTAGAATAGGGGATAAAGCCTCATCTAGAGGGAAACTCAAGATTTTTTTCGGAATGGCTGCCGGCGTGGGGAAAACTTTCGAGATGCTTCGCGACGCGCAAAAAGCGAAGTCCGAAGGTCGTGAGGTAGTCATCGGGTATTTGGAAACTCATAAACGGGAGGAAACCGAAGCTCAAGCTCTCGGATTGGAAATCGTTCCGCGGAAAAAATCCAAGTACAAAAATGTGGAGTTAGAAGAGATGGATCTGGATGCGGTTTTGGAACGAAAACCGGATTTAGTTTTAGTCGATGAATTAGCGCATACGAACGTTCCTGGTTCGAGACATCCGAAGAGATACCAAGACGTTTTGGAAATCCTGGATAACGGGATCGACGTTTATTCGACTTTGAATGTCCAGCATTTGGAAAGCAGGGCCAATATCGTCGAGGAACTTTCCGGGGCACCCGTCGCTGAACGGGTTCCGGATTCGATTCTAGAAATTGCCGACGAGGTGGAACTTGTGGATCTAGTTCCGGATGACCTAGTTAAGCGATTGAAAGAGGGAAAAATTTATCCGGCTGAAAAAGTTCCCGGCGCTTTACTTTCTTTTTTTCGCATCCCGAATCTGACGGCATTGCGTGAACTCTCCTTAAGCTACACCTCCAAGCTTGTCGATCGCGAATTGGCTCGTCTCGAGCCGACGAGGGATTCCAAATTATCGGAGAAAATTCTTGTCGCGATCAGTTCGTCGCCTGCTTCGGGAGAATTGATCCGGCACGCAAAAAGAATGGCCTTCCTTTTGAAATGTAGCTGGGTTACGGTGTACATAGAAGACGGGAGAAATTTATCCGCCGAAGATAGAAAGCAGCTTCACTCTCATCTGCAATTGGCCAGGGAACTTGGAGCGGAAATTTTAAGCCTTCCGGAAAAGGATTTGGTTCAGGGGATTTTAAGAGCTGTGGACCGCACAAAGGCCACGCATGTCGTAATCGGGAGAACTACCAGAAATCGATTTTGGCAACTTTTAGAAGGCGGAACTTTACTAGAACGACTTACCTCGGAATCGGCGAATTTTCAATTAGTGGTCGTTCCGGGTGGGGAAGGAAAGTATGAAAATTTCAGACCTCTTTGGTGGGTGGGGAAATCAGGCCCGATACAGTATTTTTTATCATTCCTTTCGCTTTTAGGTGTTACTTCCATCAATCTTTTGACGCTGAACATAATAGGTTACTGGTCGATCGGATTAGTTTATCTGTTTTTTGTAATGTTGATTTCTTTATTTGCCGGTAGAGGTCCGGTGTTGGTTACTTCCGCTCTCT contains:
- the kdpC gene encoding potassium-transporting ATPase subunit KdpC; the protein is MRRVFSQFIFWTILCGLVYPFLIYGIGKLSFAKESQGSLILRKGKVVGSELLSQKFESPKFFQARPSAGGYNPETGSASNLGFTSETLRKQVDERKNYWLSRGGEAEVPAELVFASGSGLDPHLSPAAVEYQLPLVAKARGFSDEQIKHLKLLVKDSTEYPQWGIFGEERINVLKLNLSLENNVETSALSTAEPSTYRSY
- a CDS encoding sensor histidine kinase, encoding MAYPEEKRPDPDELLSRIGDKASSRGKLKIFFGMAAGVGKTFEMLRDAQKAKSEGREVVIGYLETHKREETEAQALGLEIVPRKKSKYKNVELEEMDLDAVLERKPDLVLVDELAHTNVPGSRHPKRYQDVLEILDNGIDVYSTLNVQHLESRANIVEELSGAPVAERVPDSILEIADEVELVDLVPDDLVKRLKEGKIYPAEKVPGALLSFFRIPNLTALRELSLSYTSKLVDRELARLEPTRDSKLSEKILVAISSSPASGELIRHAKRMAFLLKCSWVTVYIEDGRNLSAEDRKQLHSHLQLARELGAEILSLPEKDLVQGILRAVDRTKATHVVIGRTTRNRFWQLLEGGTLLERLTSESANFQLVVVPGGEGKYENFRPLWWVGKSGPIQYFLSFLSLLGVTSINLLTLNIIGYWSIGLVYLFFVMLISLFAGRGPVLVTSALSALLWNFLFIPPRFTFFIGKLEDWMMFVMYFVLAMVLGVFTTRLRSREDALKHGEEAISSLYELSIALSRTHTADGIVNASVELLSKTFDCPIFIVITDKDGRLERTAHPKSTFIPEAREFALASWSYQNRKPSGNSTDTVPLSRGLYLPLLSPGGCFGVLGLDREGREPLEPGEDALLHSMLNQIALAVERIQLLGLRENARMVEESERLHSALFNSVSHEFRTPLTIIRASLDLLDGTVDRSAEKEISLLAEVRSAYRKLERLVNNLLDMTRLESGRLKLDLQWEDPADLVLGAVAEEESERGSHRLTAEVDQNMPLVRLDNRIMQQVLIHLIQNAFLHTPEGTPVTVRASVPRDHLLLVVEDKGPGIPKGEEERIFDKFTKVSSYAHGTGLGLSICKGLVEAQGGRIWAENRAEGGARFLIRIPVMTFPPLEEDIG